CCAAAAATTTCTTATCGCCGCGCGCAAAGGAATATACCAGCAATTTGACGCCGGATAAATTTTCCCTTATCCGGCTCGCGCCGGAAATCGAGGTTAAGCTGAAACTTTTGCTTCCCCCGCTCGCCACTGAAAAAGCATGGGCAAAATCATTGATAAAAGCGTAATCTTCTTCATTCAACTCCTGGTTTTGCAATTCTTTGCCAATGATCGCCTCGGCGCCCGATAAATTTTTCTCCATCGTTTTCAAATCAGTCAAAACCGTGTTTTCGCCGTCGCTGACGCCGAGCAAGCTAAGCATCTGGATGATCATTCGCGTATTGAAAATAAGTTCGCGGCTCAAAGTCAGATCCGGTTCGATATATTGATAAAGCGGCGTCAGGTTGCCGGTGCCGGTCTGATTAAGGCGGGTTGCGTCCCGGCTCTTATAAGGCGCGAAGGTATCAGCCGTCAATTCGTCATTGGCCCAGGCGGCCAGCGCCAAATCTTTATTTCTGTTCTGCCAGGCGGCGCTGTTCATCACCGCGACCTTGGTTAATTCCCGGGCCCGCAAAAATTTGCTGCTGATATCCATGGTGCTCCAATAGGAATTGGCATGCCAGGCGTTGACGTTAAAATTTGCCAATAATTTACGCAAACTCTGGGATTGTTCCGCGTACCCGGTATAATTGGCATTGGCGGTAAAATAATCGTCAGCCGAGCCGCTTAAAGGATAGATCAAATTTAAGACATCGCGGGCCGAGCCGACGCAGCGATAATAGCCGACTTTGCCAGGCACGGGGCAGGCGGTCGCCGTGGTCTGCGCCGTTTTATCACTGCCTGAAAACAGCCCGGTAGCGGGATAGTTCAACTGGCTAAAAATATAATCGTCCGGCCAAAAAGAGCCAGTGAGCATTTTAAAACCAAGCAGCGGCTTAGTGGCCGTGGCGGTCTTGTTCAAGCCGCCTTCCAGCGCGGAAAAATCGATCGCCGCCAATTTATTTTGCAACAGCGCCAAATTCGCGTCATTGTCAGCCGGCGCTCCTTGTAAAATTTGGGTGATGTCGGACTTGCCGCTGAAAGCATCGTTAAACACCCGCTCATAATTAAGGTAATTCAAATCGCCGCGCAGGCCGGAAAAGAAAGATTGTATTTTGTAAATCTTCGCCCAGCGATTCTGCAAATTTTGATCCGCGGCCAGATCCGAAGAAATAAGAAAAGCCGTCGACACATTTATCCGCCAATCATCCTTATCCAATAAACAATTAAGGCAATTAGCGTCCCGATAGTAAAGCGGAAAAACCGAATTTAGCCAGCGCGACGCCAAATAAAAGTTATGCAGCCGGGCGTTGCTTTGATAATTTGCCGGCACGGCGAATGTCTGATAATCACGCTGATAAAGCAGGACGGGAGACTTGACCGCGGCGTTCGCGGCCCGGATCAATTTAAGTTCGGCGCCCACATCGTCGGTAAGATAGGCGGGCAGCTGCAAAGAATATTGCGACGCCTCACTCGAGCTGAAATTCGTGGAGCCGCTCAAGCCGGACGCGGCGGAAATTTGATCGTCCATCGGAGCGAGC
This genomic stretch from Patescibacteria group bacterium harbors:
- a CDS encoding DUF3160 domain-containing protein, yielding MDNQEQNESWLEKNKTVFIVLGSFLILAIVVILVFLAMRFANESKTKTPPPIPAATSTAPVTPVASSTATLPSIGEAGQTGAATGTAASEQLAEKASFGDFYRPTSSLIVLAPANLTLPFNAKTEAANYYDVDRKMSLDAGLDSLNNNGFAVLDNPFSAEADGFFQMYAALDAKQVPTLITGDFLVYYYQNVLKLAYREVESTVFYDNLWAADQRLYQLAKQRYENNLNQKGTINEVALEASRLETAYFATALSLLAPMDDQISAASGLSGSTNFSSSEASQYSLQLPAYLTDDVGAELKLIRAANAAVKSPVLLYQRDYQTFAVPANYQSNARLHNFYLASRWLNSVFPLYYRDANCLNCLLDKDDWRINVSTAFLISSDLAADQNLQNRWAKIYKIQSFFSGLRGDLNYLNYERVFNDAFSGKSDITQILQGAPADNDANLALLQNKLAAIDFSALEGGLNKTATATKPLLGFKMLTGSFWPDDYIFSQLNYPATGLFSGSDKTAQTTATACPVPGKVGYYRCVGSARDVLNLIYPLSGSADDYFTANANYTGYAEQSQSLRKLLANFNVNAWHANSYWSTMDISSKFLRARELTKVAVMNSAAWQNRNKDLALAAWANDELTADTFAPYKSRDATRLNQTGTGNLTPLYQYIEPDLTLSRELIFNTRMIIQMLSLLGVSDGENTVLTDLKTMEKNLSGAEAIIGKELQNQELNEEDYAFINDFAHAFSVASGGSKSFSLTSISGASRIRENLSGVKLLVYSFARGDKKFLAVGPIFNFREEK